GCGACGACCTCGACGCGGTCTATGTCGCGTCCCCCCACCCCTTTCACGCAGAGATGGCGATTGCTGCAGCCGAAGCCGGCAAGCATATCCTTTGCGAGAAGCCGATCGCCATGAATAGCCAGGAAACGGAAGCCATTATCGCGGCGGCCGAAAAGGCGGTGGTCACGCTTGTCGAAGCCTACATGTACCGCTGCCATCCGCAGACTGCCAAAGTCGCCCAACTCATTCGGGAAGGAGCCATCGGTGAAGTGAAGCTGGTGCAAGCCGCTTTCGGCTTTCATGCCCCATTCGATCCTGAAGGGCGACTCTTTGCGAAGCAACTTGGCGGCGGCGGTATTTTAGATGTCGGCGGCTACCCGGCATCCTTCGCGTGCATGGTGGCAGACCTCGCCAACGGCGGGAGCGAAACGGCCGTGACATGCAGCGGAGGCCTCGGCCAGATCGATCCCCGTTGCGGGACCGATACCCTAGCGATCGCCAACCTCGATTTCTCCAGCGGACTGCGCGCTCAAATTTCCTGCAGTACCCAGCTGGCCCAAAA
The window above is part of the Pelagicoccus enzymogenes genome. Proteins encoded here:
- a CDS encoding Gfo/Idh/MocA family protein; translated protein: MPKLRWGILSTGFIAGRFAEGVASSNSGKLVGVSSRNLETAQEFAAKHGNCSAYGSHAELLARDDLDAVYVASPHPFHAEMAIAAAEAGKHILCEKPIAMNSQETEAIIAAAEKAVVTLVEAYMYRCHPQTAKVAQLIREGAIGEVKLVQAAFGFHAPFDPEGRLFAKQLGGGGILDVGGYPASFACMVADLANGGSETAVTCSGGLGQIDPRCGTDTLAIANLDFSSGLRAQISCSTQLAQNNHVRIYGSEGWIDIAEPWIVSPRGGVWSFHHYRSDASKPDIVSGQDRRELYGVEADTFAQLVAGERPNAPYMTLSDTRRTNQILEDWQKQLAQAK